Proteins encoded by one window of Anaeromyxobacter diazotrophicus:
- a CDS encoding aldo/keto reductase — MRSEPARRRLGATDLHVFPVNLGGNVFGWTADRDASFAVLDAYRAGGGNFVDTADVYSAWAPGNHGGESEEILGAWLRERRCRAEVIVATKVGSGGPGLAAGLTADLIRRGCEASLRRLGVECIDLYYAHRDDPKTPLEETLRAFDALVREGKVRWLGASNYDAPRLRAALDASAANGLAAYAVLQPEYNLVERAAFEGPLAALCKERGLGVCTYYALASGFLSGKYGGPGAPAGPRSERAARYLADPQAMRALTALGEVAASLQVTPAQVALAWQLHHPPVTTPIASATTPAQVAELVAAATLVLGPDELEHLERASRPRPAAAR, encoded by the coding sequence ATGCGTTCCGAACCCGCCCGGCGCCGGCTGGGCGCCACCGACCTCCACGTCTTCCCCGTCAACCTGGGCGGAAACGTCTTCGGCTGGACCGCCGACCGCGACGCCTCCTTCGCGGTGCTCGACGCCTACCGCGCCGGCGGCGGCAACTTCGTCGACACCGCCGACGTCTACAGCGCCTGGGCGCCCGGCAACCACGGCGGCGAGTCGGAGGAGATCCTGGGGGCGTGGCTGCGCGAGCGCCGGTGCCGCGCCGAGGTGATCGTCGCGACCAAGGTCGGCTCGGGCGGGCCGGGCCTCGCCGCCGGGCTCACGGCCGACCTCATCCGCCGCGGCTGCGAGGCCTCCCTGCGCCGCCTGGGCGTCGAGTGCATCGACCTCTACTACGCGCACCGCGACGACCCGAAGACCCCGCTGGAGGAGACGCTGCGCGCCTTCGACGCGCTGGTGCGCGAGGGCAAGGTGCGCTGGCTCGGCGCCTCCAACTACGACGCCCCCCGCCTCCGGGCCGCGCTCGACGCGAGCGCCGCGAACGGCCTCGCCGCCTACGCCGTGCTCCAGCCCGAGTACAACCTGGTCGAGCGCGCCGCCTTCGAGGGCCCGCTGGCGGCGCTGTGCAAGGAGCGGGGCCTCGGGGTCTGCACCTACTACGCGCTCGCCTCGGGCTTCCTGTCCGGCAAGTACGGCGGCCCGGGCGCGCCGGCCGGGCCGCGCTCCGAGCGCGCCGCCAGGTACCTCGCCGATCCGCAGGCCATGCGGGCGCTCACCGCGCTCGGCGAGGTGGCCGCCTCGCTCCAGGTCACGCCGGCGCAGGTCGCGCTCGCCTGGCAGCTCCATCACCCCCCGGTGACCACCCCCATCGCCAGCGCCACCACCCCGGCGCAGGTGGCGGAGCTGGTCGCGGCCGCCACCCTCGTGCTCGGCCCCGACGAGCTCGAGCACCTCGAGCGCGCCAGCCGTCCCCGGCCGGCCGCCGCCCGCTGA
- a CDS encoding aldo/keto reductase — MQHTRLGRTGLQVSRLCLGTMTFGLQCDERTSVAILDAAAAGGVTFLDTADVYPLGGTFDTVGRTEEIVGRWLKGRRHEFVLATKCHFPTSARPWDRGNSRKHVLDALDASLRRLGTHYVDLYQLHAPDPETPIDETLRALEDAVRAGKVRYAGCSNFLAYQVARALGRSEALGVARFDSVQPRYNLLFREIERELLPLCLEEGIGVIPYNPIAGGLLSGKHAPGQPPEGSRFTLGTAAQRYQDRYWHEDMFEVVGRLRPLAAEAGLDLVTMAVRWVMAHPAVTAPIVGASRPEQLGPALAAAEAPLPADLKARLDELTAAYRRGDTGR, encoded by the coding sequence ATGCAGCACACCCGCCTCGGCCGGACCGGCCTCCAGGTCTCGCGCCTGTGCCTCGGCACCATGACGTTCGGCCTGCAGTGCGACGAGCGCACCTCGGTGGCGATCCTCGACGCCGCCGCGGCGGGCGGCGTCACCTTCCTCGACACGGCCGACGTCTACCCGCTCGGCGGGACCTTCGACACCGTCGGCCGCACCGAGGAGATCGTCGGGCGCTGGCTCAAGGGCCGGCGGCACGAGTTCGTGCTCGCCACGAAGTGCCACTTCCCCACCTCCGCCCGGCCGTGGGATCGGGGCAACTCGCGCAAGCACGTGCTCGACGCGCTCGACGCCTCGCTGCGCCGGCTCGGCACGCACTACGTGGACCTGTACCAGCTCCACGCGCCCGACCCCGAGACGCCCATCGACGAGACGCTGCGCGCGCTCGAGGACGCGGTCCGCGCCGGCAAGGTGCGCTACGCCGGCTGCTCCAACTTCCTCGCCTACCAGGTGGCCCGCGCCCTGGGGCGGAGCGAGGCGCTCGGCGTCGCCCGCTTCGACTCGGTGCAGCCGCGCTACAACCTGCTCTTCCGCGAGATCGAGCGCGAGCTCCTGCCGCTCTGCCTGGAGGAGGGGATCGGGGTCATCCCCTACAACCCCATCGCCGGCGGGCTCCTCAGCGGGAAGCACGCGCCGGGGCAGCCGCCGGAGGGCTCGCGCTTCACCCTCGGCACCGCCGCCCAGCGCTACCAGGACCGGTACTGGCACGAGGACATGTTCGAGGTGGTGGGGCGGCTCCGCCCGCTGGCCGCCGAGGCCGGGCTCGACCTCGTCACGATGGCCGTCCGCTGGGTGATGGCGCACCCCGCGGTGACCGCGCCCATCGTCGGCGCCAGCCGCCCGGAGCAGCTCGGCCCCGCGCTCGCCGCCGCCGAGGCGCCGCTCCCGGCCGACCTGAAGGCGCGGCTCGACGAGCTGACGGCGGCCTACCGCCGCGGCGACACCGGCCGCTGA
- a CDS encoding GNAT family N-acetyltransferase, which translates to MAERTTTEQPTHELAVRHAGGARGGAFLVERGGERLAELTYRRDEAGRAVIEHTEVSEVLRGQGVARRLVDAAVAWSRESGVKLVPVCTYAKKVLEHDPALRDVLG; encoded by the coding sequence ATGGCCGAACGGACCACGACGGAGCAGCCGACGCACGAGCTGGCGGTGCGGCACGCGGGCGGCGCGCGCGGCGGCGCGTTCCTCGTCGAGCGCGGCGGGGAGCGGCTGGCGGAGCTCACCTACCGCCGCGACGAGGCGGGGCGCGCCGTGATCGAGCACACCGAGGTCTCCGAGGTGCTGCGCGGGCAGGGCGTGGCCCGCCGCCTCGTCGACGCGGCCGTCGCCTGGTCGCGCGAGTCGGGGGTGAAGCTCGTGCCGGTCTGCACCTACGCGAAGAAGGTGCTCGAGCACGATCCCGCGCTGCGCGACGTGCTGGGCTGA
- a CDS encoding DUF481 domain-containing protein, whose product MRRRPVLAAAATAAILLAARGAHAADPTFTFTSPDKASHDGWKASAQAGVNVSTGNAQAVSLSATGSVSHRSGDDRFSLDAFGAFARSRVDVAADTNGTPGIGPDEIHRVVQTTSRAWSLKGRYDRFVGARDSLYGAVLASGDEPAGKKLLAGAQVGVSRDVLRRGPSTVTLELGYDVAHQEYVATTPDLTVHSARFFAGYELTPAPVVGVKVSLELLTNLNAEPIASGRVGPFHDDRLVGRAELNLKLTDRGSLGVRVRGRYDSAPAPRPPPQGTSWQAGYVPLADRLDTVSELVFSFNFL is encoded by the coding sequence ATGAGGCGCCGCCCCGTGCTCGCGGCCGCCGCGACGGCCGCGATCCTGCTCGCCGCCCGCGGCGCGCACGCCGCCGATCCGACCTTCACCTTCACGTCGCCCGACAAGGCCAGCCACGACGGCTGGAAGGCGTCCGCCCAGGCCGGCGTCAACGTGAGCACGGGAAACGCGCAGGCGGTCTCGCTCTCGGCGACCGGCTCCGTCTCGCACCGCTCGGGCGACGACCGGTTCTCCCTCGACGCCTTCGGCGCGTTCGCCCGCAGCCGGGTGGACGTGGCCGCCGACACGAACGGCACCCCGGGCATCGGCCCGGACGAGATCCACCGCGTGGTGCAGACGACCTCGCGCGCCTGGTCGCTCAAGGGCCGGTACGACCGCTTCGTCGGCGCGCGCGACTCGCTCTACGGCGCGGTGCTCGCGTCGGGCGACGAGCCCGCCGGCAAGAAGCTCCTCGCGGGCGCGCAGGTGGGCGTGAGCCGCGACGTGCTGCGGCGGGGCCCGAGCACGGTCACGCTGGAGCTGGGCTACGACGTCGCGCACCAGGAGTACGTGGCGACGACGCCGGATCTGACGGTGCACTCGGCGCGGTTCTTCGCGGGCTACGAGCTCACCCCCGCGCCGGTGGTCGGGGTGAAGGTCTCGCTCGAGCTGCTCACGAACCTCAACGCCGAGCCGATCGCGAGCGGGCGTGTCGGCCCGTTCCACGACGACCGGCTGGTCGGGCGCGCCGAGCTCAACCTGAAGCTCACGGACCGCGGCTCGCTGGGCGTGCGCGTGCGCGGCCGCTACGACAGCGCCCCCGCGCCTCGCCCGCCTCCCCAGGGCACGTCCTGGCAGGCGGGCTACGTGCCCCTCGCCGATCGGCTCGACACCGTGAGCGAGCTGGTCTTCAGCTTCAACTTCCTGTGA
- a CDS encoding S1 family peptidase — MPLLPLRRPTLLAGLALVLALAAVPPAWAAARSRVKAPAARPPTAPAGPYCSGEYADDLAALSAKAREFEQQQRPYTYCIRSTAVYECPSYAPDGSLRRTRRKVAAHGTGFGYRQQAGETLLVTNDHVAEWPAVTSEEHPVEDVPSGCKRVSDALRIVENESDAYERDDVPLARVVADPALDVAVLKAKGALPVVPWKIGHSAALRERNAVDVRGFPLGVLRANNVGKVVSAYDHDEEKDWDHDDFVVDALLSPGNSGSPVFAISCRTGEFELVGVYHAGYAKGAALNVVVGVDQLRDLLTTLKRAKPAARTDPAAALDPGERAALLASARGADEPFFPFGGLVAAVRARGDGALLFELMAKDFPVQGGPALVLEDLPAAGSFGQLGRVWAGNRQGLRLVDHAALDGEGQALAAKLLDALRRDALLAARHRAAARHGMASRERFHEVTRLERSLRRSAGSRQDLAQASVDMAERLCPGTADAPGTLADALALPPAVARGGAPATAAAAP, encoded by the coding sequence GTGCCGCTCCTCCCGCTCCGCCGCCCCACCCTGCTCGCCGGCCTCGCCCTCGTGCTGGCCCTGGCGGCCGTCCCGCCGGCGTGGGCGGCCGCGCGGTCCCGCGTGAAGGCCCCGGCGGCGCGTCCGCCGACCGCGCCGGCCGGGCCGTATTGCTCGGGGGAGTACGCCGACGACCTGGCTGCCCTCTCCGCCAAGGCGCGCGAGTTCGAGCAGCAGCAGCGGCCGTACACCTACTGCATCCGGTCGACGGCGGTCTACGAGTGCCCCTCCTACGCGCCGGACGGCTCGCTCCGGCGCACCCGGCGCAAGGTGGCGGCCCACGGCACCGGGTTCGGCTACCGGCAGCAGGCGGGCGAGACGCTGCTCGTCACCAACGACCACGTCGCCGAGTGGCCGGCGGTGACCTCCGAGGAGCACCCGGTCGAGGACGTCCCGTCCGGCTGCAAGCGCGTCTCGGACGCGCTCCGCATCGTGGAGAACGAGTCCGACGCCTACGAGCGCGACGACGTGCCGCTCGCGCGCGTGGTGGCGGACCCGGCCCTCGACGTGGCGGTGCTCAAGGCGAAGGGCGCGCTCCCCGTGGTGCCGTGGAAGATCGGCCACAGCGCGGCGCTGCGCGAGCGGAACGCGGTGGACGTGCGCGGCTTCCCGCTCGGCGTGCTGCGCGCCAACAACGTGGGCAAGGTGGTCTCCGCCTATGACCACGACGAGGAGAAGGACTGGGACCACGACGACTTCGTGGTCGACGCGCTGCTGTCGCCCGGCAACTCCGGCTCCCCGGTCTTCGCCATCTCCTGCCGCACCGGCGAGTTCGAGCTCGTCGGCGTCTACCACGCCGGCTACGCCAAGGGCGCCGCGCTCAACGTCGTCGTGGGCGTCGATCAGCTGCGCGACCTGCTCACCACCCTCAAGCGCGCCAAGCCCGCCGCGCGCACCGACCCGGCCGCCGCGCTCGACCCGGGCGAGCGCGCGGCGCTCCTGGCGAGCGCGCGCGGCGCGGACGAGCCCTTCTTCCCGTTCGGCGGCCTGGTGGCGGCGGTGCGCGCGCGCGGCGACGGCGCGCTCCTGTTCGAGCTGATGGCCAAGGACTTCCCCGTCCAGGGCGGGCCGGCGCTGGTGCTGGAGGACCTCCCCGCCGCCGGTAGCTTCGGCCAGCTGGGGCGCGTCTGGGCGGGCAACCGCCAGGGGCTCCGGCTGGTGGACCACGCCGCGCTCGACGGCGAGGGCCAGGCGCTCGCGGCGAAGCTCCTCGACGCGCTCCGCCGCGACGCCTTGCTGGCGGCGCGCCACCGGGCGGCCGCGCGGCACGGCATGGCCTCGCGGGAGCGGTTCCACGAGGTGACGCGGCTCGAGCGGAGCCTGCGGCGGTCCGCCGGCTCGCGGCAGGACCTGGCCCAGGCCTCGGTCGACATGGCCGAACGGCTCTGCCCCGGCACGGCCGACGCCCCCGGGACCCTCGCCGACGCGCTGGCGCTCCCGCCCGCGGTCGCGCGCGGCGGCGCGCCGGCGACCGCGGCGGCCGCGCCCTGA
- a CDS encoding multidrug efflux RND transporter permease subunit translates to MSISEPFIRRPVATTLLAAALLLAGAAAYTQLPVSPLPRVDFPTVNVSAGLPGASPETMASSVATPLERRFGRIAGLSEITSVSSLGSTSLTLQFDLDRDVDAAARDVQAAINASLGDLPAGLPVRPNFRKVNPADAPIMILAVSSETLPLSRVFDTANTVLAQKISQVEGVGQVFVGGGQQPAVRIQVDPAALAGAGLSTGSLRTTIGAATANAPKGSLDGPEQAHAVAADDQLLNAAAWQPLIVGYANGSPVRLRDVARVVDSVENTRVAGWVDGRRAVVMIVRRQPGANIIEVIERVKALLPQLTSAISPAIKVELALDRSTTIRASVRDVQLTLFLSVGLVVLVVFLFLRSARATVIPSVAVPLAIVATFGGMYLLGYSLDNLSLMALTISTGFVVDDAIVVTENVTRFVEAGEPPMQAALKGAKQIGFTIVSITASLLAVFIPILLMGGVVGRLFREFAVTLSIAIAVSAVISLTLTPMMASRLLAPRSTQRRGALYRASERFFDGMLHGYERGLRWVLDHHGLMLAVTVAAAAVSVWLYVVVPKGLFPQQDTGQVAGISDAPQDISFPAMRARQELVNQVVMAHPAVDHMVSFIGGGTINNGNAFIQLKPKPPRRQTADQVIGELRPKLAQVPGIQLFLQSVQDVRVGGRVARTQYQYTLQDANLAELNAWAPRMVEKLKTLPELRDVASDQQTSALELRVDVDRDTAARLGITPQAVDDALYDAFGQRQVATTFTQLNQYRVVLEMKPELAQHPDALSSIYVPTPGGGQVPLSSIARWTPGPTSLSVNHQGQFPAVTLSFNLAPGVALGQALTAVHRAEQQIGLPASIRAAPQGTAQAFVESLRSEPWLVLAALIAVYIVLGVLYESYVHPVTILSTLPSAGVGALVALIVMRTEFSIIALIGVILLIGIVKKNAIMMIDFAIEAERDEGLSTRDAIYRACMLRFRPIMMTTLAALLGALPLAFGGGAGAELRRPLGITIVGGLVFSQALTLFTTPVVYLALDRFTRRRQRPVSPRR, encoded by the coding sequence GTGAGCATCTCGGAGCCCTTCATCCGGCGGCCGGTCGCGACGACGCTCCTGGCGGCGGCGCTGCTCCTCGCCGGGGCCGCGGCCTACACCCAGCTCCCGGTCTCGCCCCTGCCGCGGGTGGACTTCCCCACCGTGAACGTCTCGGCCGGCCTGCCCGGCGCGAGCCCGGAGACCATGGCCTCCTCGGTGGCGACGCCGCTCGAGCGACGCTTCGGCCGCATCGCCGGGCTCTCCGAGATCACCTCGGTCTCCTCGCTCGGCTCGACCAGCCTCACGCTCCAGTTCGACCTCGACCGCGACGTGGACGCCGCCGCCCGCGACGTGCAGGCCGCCATCAACGCCTCGCTCGGCGATCTGCCCGCCGGGCTGCCCGTCCGCCCCAACTTCCGCAAGGTGAACCCGGCCGACGCGCCCATCATGATCCTGGCCGTCAGCTCGGAGACCCTCCCGCTCTCGCGGGTGTTCGACACCGCCAACACCGTCCTGGCCCAGAAGATCTCGCAGGTGGAGGGGGTGGGGCAGGTCTTCGTCGGCGGCGGCCAGCAGCCCGCGGTCCGCATCCAGGTGGACCCGGCGGCGCTGGCCGGGGCGGGCCTCTCCACCGGGAGCCTGAGGACCACCATCGGCGCCGCCACCGCGAACGCGCCCAAGGGGTCGCTCGACGGGCCCGAGCAGGCGCACGCGGTGGCCGCCGACGACCAGCTCCTCAACGCCGCCGCCTGGCAGCCGCTCATCGTGGGCTACGCGAACGGCAGCCCGGTGCGGCTGCGCGACGTGGCGCGGGTCGTCGACAGCGTGGAGAACACCCGGGTCGCCGGCTGGGTGGACGGCCGCCGGGCGGTGGTCATGATCGTCCGGCGCCAGCCGGGGGCGAACATCATCGAGGTGATCGAGCGGGTGAAGGCGCTGCTCCCGCAGCTCACCAGCGCCATCTCGCCGGCCATCAAGGTGGAGCTGGCGCTCGACCGCAGCACCACCATCCGCGCCTCGGTGCGCGACGTCCAGCTCACCCTGTTCCTCAGCGTGGGGCTGGTGGTGCTGGTGGTGTTCCTGTTCCTGCGCAGCGCGCGGGCCACGGTCATCCCCAGCGTGGCCGTGCCGCTCGCGATCGTCGCCACCTTCGGCGGCATGTACCTGCTCGGCTACAGCCTCGACAACCTGTCGCTCATGGCGCTCACCATCTCCACCGGATTCGTGGTCGACGACGCCATCGTGGTGACGGAGAACGTGACCCGCTTCGTGGAGGCGGGCGAGCCGCCCATGCAGGCCGCGCTCAAGGGCGCGAAGCAGATCGGCTTCACCATCGTCTCCATCACCGCCTCGCTGCTGGCGGTCTTCATCCCCATCCTGCTCATGGGCGGGGTGGTGGGCCGGCTCTTCCGCGAGTTCGCGGTGACCCTCAGCATCGCCATCGCCGTCTCGGCCGTCATCTCGCTCACCCTCACGCCCATGATGGCCTCGCGGCTCCTCGCGCCGCGCTCGACGCAGCGGCGCGGCGCGCTCTACCGCGCCTCGGAGCGGTTCTTCGACGGCATGCTCCACGGCTACGAGCGCGGGCTGCGCTGGGTGCTCGACCACCACGGGCTCATGCTGGCGGTGACGGTCGCCGCCGCGGCGGTGAGCGTGTGGCTGTACGTGGTGGTGCCGAAGGGGCTCTTCCCCCAGCAGGACACCGGGCAGGTGGCCGGCATCTCCGACGCCCCGCAGGACATCTCCTTCCCCGCCATGCGCGCCCGGCAGGAGCTGGTGAACCAGGTGGTGATGGCCCACCCGGCCGTGGACCACATGGTGTCGTTCATCGGCGGCGGTACCATCAACAACGGCAACGCCTTCATCCAGCTCAAGCCGAAGCCGCCGCGCCGGCAGACCGCCGACCAGGTCATCGGCGAGCTCCGACCCAAGCTGGCCCAGGTGCCGGGCATCCAGCTCTTCCTCCAGTCGGTGCAGGACGTCCGGGTGGGCGGCCGCGTGGCCCGGACGCAATACCAGTACACGCTGCAGGACGCGAACCTGGCGGAGCTCAACGCCTGGGCACCCCGGATGGTGGAGAAGCTGAAGACGCTCCCGGAGCTGCGCGACGTGGCGAGCGACCAGCAGACGAGCGCGCTCGAGCTGCGGGTGGACGTCGACCGCGACACGGCGGCCCGGCTCGGCATCACCCCGCAGGCGGTGGACGACGCGCTCTACGACGCCTTCGGGCAGCGGCAGGTCGCGACCACCTTCACCCAGCTGAACCAGTACCGGGTGGTGCTGGAGATGAAGCCGGAGCTGGCGCAGCACCCCGACGCGCTCTCGAGCATCTACGTCCCCACCCCCGGGGGCGGGCAGGTGCCGCTCTCGAGCATCGCTCGCTGGACGCCCGGCCCCACCTCGCTCTCGGTGAACCACCAGGGCCAGTTCCCGGCCGTGACGCTCTCGTTCAACCTGGCGCCGGGGGTGGCGCTCGGGCAGGCGCTCACGGCGGTGCACCGCGCCGAGCAGCAGATCGGGCTGCCGGCCAGCATCCGCGCGGCGCCGCAGGGGACGGCGCAGGCCTTCGTCGAGTCGCTCCGGAGCGAGCCGTGGCTCGTGCTGGCCGCGCTCATCGCCGTCTACATCGTGCTGGGCGTGCTCTACGAGAGCTACGTGCACCCGGTGACGATCCTCTCCACGCTGCCCTCGGCCGGCGTGGGCGCGCTGGTGGCGCTGATCGTCATGAGGACCGAGTTCAGCATCATCGCGCTCATCGGCGTCATCCTGCTCATCGGCATCGTGAAGAAGAACGCCATCATGATGATCGACTTCGCCATCGAGGCGGAGCGCGACGAGGGGCTCAGCACGCGCGACGCCATCTACCGCGCCTGCATGCTGCGCTTCCGCCCCATCATGATGACCACGCTGGCGGCGCTCCTCGGCGCGCTGCCGCTCGCGTTCGGGGGCGGGGCGGGCGCCGAGCTGCGCCGGCCGCTCGGCATCACCATCGTGGGCGGCCTCGTCTTCTCGCAGGCCCTCACGCTCTTCACGACGCCGGTGGTCTACCTGGCGCTCGACCGCTTCACCCGCCGCCGTCAGCGGCCGGTGTCGCCGCGGCGGTAG
- a CDS encoding multidrug efflux RND transporter permease subunit, protein MSVSEPFIRRPVATALLTFGLLLAGLAGYRQLPVAALPQVDYPTIVVSTALPGASAETMASAVTTPLERQFGQMPALSQMTSVSSFGTSQITLQFQLDRSIDAAEQDVQAAINAATTLLPRGLPSPPTYSKSNPADTPILTLAVSSDSLPLPQVNDQADSILAQKISQVAGVGLVTLNGAQKPAVRVQVDPAALAANGLTLADVRLALAAANVNQAKGNLDGPRQDYTLATNDQLYQAKSFGALVLAYKNGAPVRLDAVADAVDGVENDQLAGWAGEKRAIILNVQRQPGANVIDVAERVKALLPRLSSALPQGLQVTILSDRTETVRASVDDVQFTLVLSVLLVVAVIYVFLRSLRATFIPGVAVPLSLIGTFGIMYLCGYSLNNLSLMALTISTGFVVDDAIVMIENISRYVEQGDPPFEAALKGAKQIGFTIVSLTVSLVAVLIPLLFMGGIIGRLFREFAVTLSIAIGVSAVLSLTLTAMMCAHLLRAHEEPGRLARAFERFFDRLLAFYDRTLRWVLDHQPLTLAVTIGTLLLTLALALVIPKGFFPLQDTGLLVGVTEAAPDVSFQRMASRQQALAEAVREDPDVATVASFIGPDGTNPTVNSGRLSIALKPRSERSASAAEVIARLQPRLAQVEGIRAFLQPVQDLQIETRVSRTQYQYTLEDADPEELATWAPRVLERLRQLPQLREVASDQQSGGLQVKLTIDRDTAGRLGIQAQAIDDALYDAFGQRQVSTIFTQLNQYRVILEVKPEFQQDPRALDRIYVKSAAGDPVPLSSFTHMERTTAPLAISHQGQFPAVTLSFDLAPGAALGSAVDAIAAADAEIGLPPGVRAGFTGTAQAFRESLASEPLLILAALLTVYIVLGVLYESYIHPVTILSTLPSAGVGALLALILCRSEFDIIALIGIVLLIGIVKKNAIMMIDFALEAEREQKLPTREAIYQACLLRFRPIMMTTMAALLGGLPLALGTGTGSELRRPLGIGIVGGLVISQLLTLYTTPVVYLYMARLGRLVKRGREPEAQPTAVAGGAE, encoded by the coding sequence CTCCTGACCTTCGGGCTCCTCCTGGCCGGGCTCGCGGGGTACCGCCAGCTCCCGGTGGCGGCGCTGCCGCAGGTGGACTACCCGACCATCGTGGTCTCGACCGCGCTCCCCGGCGCGAGCGCCGAGACCATGGCCTCGGCCGTCACCACGCCGCTCGAGCGCCAGTTCGGGCAGATGCCGGCGCTCTCGCAGATGACCTCGGTGTCGAGCTTCGGCACCTCCCAGATCACGCTCCAGTTCCAGCTCGATCGCAGCATCGACGCCGCCGAGCAGGACGTGCAGGCGGCCATCAACGCCGCCACCACGCTGCTCCCGCGCGGCCTGCCGAGCCCGCCCACCTACTCGAAGTCCAACCCGGCCGACACGCCCATCCTGACGCTCGCCGTCAGCTCGGACTCGCTCCCGCTGCCGCAGGTGAACGACCAGGCCGACTCGATCCTGGCCCAGAAGATCTCGCAGGTGGCGGGGGTCGGGCTCGTCACCCTCAACGGCGCCCAGAAGCCCGCCGTCCGGGTGCAGGTCGATCCGGCGGCGCTGGCGGCCAACGGCCTCACCCTGGCCGACGTCCGGCTGGCGCTGGCGGCCGCGAACGTGAACCAGGCCAAGGGCAACCTCGACGGCCCGCGCCAGGACTACACGCTCGCCACCAACGACCAGCTGTACCAGGCGAAGAGCTTCGGCGCGCTCGTGCTCGCCTACAAGAACGGCGCGCCGGTGCGCCTCGACGCGGTGGCCGACGCGGTGGACGGGGTCGAGAACGACCAGCTGGCGGGCTGGGCCGGCGAGAAGCGCGCCATCATCCTCAACGTGCAGCGGCAGCCCGGCGCCAACGTCATCGACGTGGCCGAGCGGGTGAAGGCGCTCCTCCCGCGGCTCTCGTCGGCGCTGCCGCAGGGGCTGCAGGTCACCATCCTCTCCGACCGCACCGAGACGGTGCGCGCCTCGGTGGACGACGTGCAGTTCACGCTCGTCCTGTCGGTGCTGCTGGTGGTGGCGGTCATCTACGTCTTCCTGCGCTCGCTGCGCGCCACCTTCATCCCGGGCGTGGCGGTGCCGCTCTCGCTCATCGGCACCTTCGGGATCATGTACCTGTGCGGCTACAGCCTGAACAACCTCTCGCTCATGGCGCTCACCATCTCGACCGGCTTCGTGGTCGACGACGCCATCGTCATGATCGAGAACATCTCGCGCTACGTGGAGCAGGGCGACCCGCCCTTCGAGGCGGCGCTCAAGGGCGCGAAGCAGATCGGCTTCACCATCGTGTCGCTCACCGTCTCCCTCGTGGCGGTGCTCATCCCGCTCCTGTTCATGGGCGGGATCATCGGGCGGCTCTTCCGCGAGTTCGCGGTCACCCTCAGCATCGCCATCGGGGTCTCGGCGGTGCTCTCGCTCACGCTCACCGCCATGATGTGCGCCCACCTCCTGCGCGCGCACGAGGAGCCGGGGCGGCTGGCGCGCGCCTTCGAGCGCTTCTTCGACCGGCTGCTCGCGTTCTACGACCGCACCCTGCGCTGGGTCCTCGACCACCAGCCGCTCACGCTGGCGGTGACGATCGGCACGCTCCTCCTCACGCTGGCGCTGGCGCTCGTCATCCCCAAGGGCTTCTTCCCGCTGCAGGACACCGGGCTGCTCGTCGGCGTCACCGAGGCCGCCCCCGACGTCTCGTTCCAGCGCATGGCGTCGCGGCAGCAGGCGCTGGCCGAGGCGGTCCGGGAGGACCCCGACGTCGCGACGGTGGCCTCCTTCATCGGGCCGGACGGCACGAACCCGACCGTGAACAGCGGGCGGCTCTCCATCGCGCTCAAGCCGCGCTCGGAGCGGAGCGCCAGCGCCGCCGAGGTCATCGCCCGGCTCCAGCCGCGCCTGGCGCAGGTGGAGGGCATCCGCGCCTTCCTCCAGCCGGTGCAGGACCTCCAGATCGAGACGCGCGTCTCGCGCACCCAGTACCAGTACACGCTGGAGGACGCCGACCCCGAGGAGCTCGCCACCTGGGCGCCGCGGGTCCTGGAGCGGCTGCGCCAGCTCCCGCAGCTCCGCGAGGTGGCGAGCGACCAGCAGTCGGGTGGGCTCCAGGTGAAGCTCACCATCGACCGCGACACCGCCGGCCGCCTCGGCATCCAGGCGCAGGCCATCGACGACGCGCTGTACGACGCCTTCGGGCAGCGGCAGGTCTCGACCATCTTCACCCAGCTCAACCAGTACCGCGTGATCCTGGAGGTGAAGCCCGAGTTCCAGCAGGACCCGCGCGCGCTCGACCGCATCTACGTGAAGTCGGCCGCCGGCGACCCGGTGCCGCTCTCCAGCTTCACCCACATGGAGCGGACCACCGCCCCGCTCGCCATCAGCCACCAGGGCCAGTTCCCCGCCGTGACGCTCTCCTTCGACCTCGCGCCCGGCGCGGCGCTGGGGAGCGCGGTGGACGCCATCGCCGCGGCCGACGCCGAGATCGGGCTCCCGCCCGGCGTGCGGGCCGGGTTCACCGGCACGGCGCAGGCCTTCCGCGAGTCGCTGGCGAGCGAGCCGCTGCTCATCCTGGCGGCGCTCCTCACCGTCTACATCGTGCTGGGCGTGCTCTACGAGAGCTACATCCACCCGGTGACGATCCTGTCCACGCTGCCCTCGGCCGGGGTGGGGGCGCTCCTCGCGCTCATCCTGTGCCGGAGCGAGTTCGACATCATCGCGCTCATCGGGATCGTGCTGCTCATCGGCATCGTGAAGAAGAACGCCATCATGATGATCGACTTCGCGCTCGAGGCCGAGCGCGAGCAGAAGCTCCCCACCCGCGAGGCCATCTACCAGGCCTGCCTGCTGCGCTTCCGGCCCATCATGATGACCACCATGGCGGCGCTCCTCGGCGGGCTGCCGCTCGCGCTCGGCACCGGCACCGGCTCGGAGCTGCGCCGCCCGCTCGGCATCGGCATCGTGGGCGGGCTCGTCATCTCGCAGCTCCTCACGCTCTACACGACCCCGGTGGTCTACCTGTACATGGCGCGGCTGGGGCGGCTGGTGAAGCGCGGCCGCGAGCCCGAGGCGCAGCCGACGGCGGTGGCCGGCGGGGCGGAGTGA